The region GTAAGCAATATCAGAGATTGGATCATTTAAATCtcgaaaaatgaagtaaaaggCCATTTCTAATGAAGCTCaagctttatatatattcatcatgAAGTTTTTAGTTTTGTGAATTGCATGAAGTCGATATTCCTCTTAGCGTATAAGACATTgaattcttttctttcttcactcTATCTAGTAAGCAATATCAGAGATTGGATCGATTAAATCTTGAAAAGTGAAGTTTTACTCGTCAATTAACTCGCATTTTGTGCTTTTGCTTCAAGCAGACTGATcaagaaattgaaaaattatgTCGGTGTGTGCAATTAAATGATTTATAAGTTTCTTAGCACTGCTTTATATGTTAATGTGTACTCGAATCTGCTATTATTTGCATAATAGATCAGTGCTAAACTGGAGGAAAAAGAAGCCACCATTGTTTCAATGGGGAAGAAATTCGAATCTGAGCTGctgaaagaaaaggaaaagcagAATAAGCAGCAAAAGGAGGCCAATGAAGAGCGGCAAGCGCTACTTAACAGATTGAATTCAGCAAATATCACTATAAAAAACCTTGAGCGAGAAGTCCAAAAGGAAAAGAAGTTTGTTGAAGAGCTAAAAGTTGCAATGGATAGACTTCAAGCCGACCTCAGGAAAGCTGGAGAGGAGAAGAACAAACTGCACGAGGAGCTGGAGGAGAAGGCAGGCACAGTAGAAGTTCTGCAAGAAAAGACAAACTTGCAGAGTCTGGAGATCAAGGATAAAGAAGACAGGCTTCACAAGACTAGCACTAAACTAGCTGAAACAGAAGCTAGGGTCAATGAACTCAGTTCTTCATATCAACGATCTCAAAGCGAGCTTGTGGGTTTGACTTCAGAAAACAAAGAACTCAAAAATGAAATTCtgaaaatagagagagaacTGGAGTCGAAGAATGCTGTGGTAGATGGTCTGGAAGTGCAGTTGAATTCTCTGATTGTTGAAAGAAATGAGCTGAACAAAAAGCTTGATGCAATCCAGAATGACTACAACAACTTGAAGTCCGCTTCAGAAAAGAAGGCAGCTTCAGATGCTAAGCTCTTGGACGAACAGCAACAGAAACTCCAACAGCTTCAGAAACAGCTTGACATTGCCTCAGATGAAGCGAGCAAAAGTAAAGtgataattactaatttaactCTCGAACAAGTTGATTTGAAAAAAATGCTGGACGCAGAACTAGATACTGTAAAGGGCTTGAAACAGGAGCTTCAAATTGCTCAGGAAAATCTAGAAAAATCAAGAAATGAAGTGTCTGATCTGAAGAACGAACTCGAGCAATCAAGAAAGCTTTGCTCTGGACTTGAAGCCGAGGTTTCTGCAGTGAGGTCGGACTTTGTCAAAACTAGGGAATCACTGCACAAGACCATTGATGAGGCAAAAAGAAGTGCAGAACTATTAGCTGCTGAGCTAACAGCAACGAAGGAGCTTCTAAGGAAAACAAACGAGGAAATGGAGATAATATCTCGAGAACTTGCTTCAGTTTCTGAGACTCGTGACAGCCTACAGAAGGAGCTAGTTGATGTCTATAAGAAAGCTGAGAGTGCTGCAAATGATCTAAAAGAAGAAAGGAATATTATTGCTAACCTGAAAAAGGAGTTGCAGGCTGTGGAGACTCAAATCTTAAAAGATAAAGAAGTACAAAAATCTCTGGAAGCAGATCTGGAGGAGACTACTAAATCACTTGTTGAGATGAATCAAAATGCGATGGTTCTCTCAAAGGACCTAGAGCTTGCTAATTCCACCATTTCTGGCCTTGAAGACGAAAAGGAAATGCTCCAGAAGTCTGTGTCAGAGCAAAAGCAAGTTTCTCAAGAAGCCCGACAAAACATGGAAGACGCGCATACCCTTGTGATGAGACTTGGGAAGGAAAGGGAGAATCTGGAGAAGAGAGCAAAGAAACTGGGGGAGGAACTGGCATCAGCAAAAGGCGAAATATTGCGGCTGAGGAGCCAAATGAATTCATCAAAAACACCTGTAAATGATCAGCCAAAGCAAAAGGTTGAGGTGGCTAATAAGGCTACAGTTTCTGCAAGAAAATACACCAGGAGGAAGAAGTCGGTTCCTGAACAAGATGATTCCTAGATTTTTACTAGTAATTGATGGTCACACACACTCTGTAACATTTACTTCATTctgcactttttttttccttttttttttttgtgtgtgtgtggcaTTAACAATGTATTCATCTACTGTAAGAAATTCATGCTCACATTCTATTAAGATGGTAATAAGTTTAGCTCAAGCATGCCCATTTTGGATTGACTCACAGCTCATTTACAACTTCATTAGCTTCTATGTTACAAGttgaaatgataattttatttatttttttgagttgaaCAATATAACAAGAGCTAAACATCAATTTGTTGAAAGTAAAACGATATTCCCCTCCCCACGACCCTCCAGTGATATTCTCATATTTTCCCAGCAAATATGGCCAAAGATGAAGTTTTCACCAGTGTCATTGATGCTCTTGTCCAACCTAAAGTCTATGTTCCAAACTTATCAAGAAACTTAGTTATCACCAATGAGAAACTAATTGAGTTCCAAAATTATCAAGATTGGCCATCTGCAATAAAACTGTTTTTTTCCCCCAACTCCACTTCTTTCCTTGACATGGAATAATCCATGAATTCTCCTGTGCTATAACTcctcaacaaaaacaaaatagagTTTTGAACGGAATATTTTACTTTGCTGGCACAACTCGCACTTTGCTTATTCATAATAAGGTTTCTAAGAAATAATGGGGGTGCTATACTTCACTCTTGATATCTCATAAATCGAATCATTTCTTATGTTTTGCAAGGAAAAATCCTCCAAATGCTTTCTCCCACAAGTACCTTTCTATAAACTCTCTTTGTGAGTCTTTGGGCATGACACATTTGATACCAAGGCAATAAAATGGTATAATACATCAGACGCAAGTTCCACTTGAGTCTGTGGTCAACattcgagaaaaaaaaaattaacaaacacATGTGGGAGATGCGTTTCTGAACACTCTTTTCCCACTTTAGTCCAAGTttcaaaaccttctcatttTTTTCAAGAGGTCTAATTTCCTTCCCATTTCAATCTTTGACCCGCTTATTGACATCTTCAATAAATTTCTCCGTGGACTTAGAATTGAATATATTTGTAGCAAATTTGAAGCCTTTGATTTATATGCTCCAACTTACGTGTTGAAGTATTTTTGTCTTGTCATTTCTTAAGTTTAGTATACTATTTATCGGTTTCTTGATTAGAGCCAGTTCCTTTACTAGTCTTAATACTTCGTATGTTGTAGTAGTTACCTTGAGCCGCCCCTGACTAAGCATTTAGTCTTGTGTCTTCTTTATATATGATGTAAAATTGTGTAATATGTATTCAAGTGCTAAATAACACAAATTTCAATGTCTTTCCCTAATTCTCAACAAGttcatctaaaataaaaataattagaaaaaaaatcaaatagattacataaaaatgcaattaaattaTCCAACAAACAAAAATCATGCAATTATAGTGAAGTGATTCTCCATATTAATAGTCGGTTATCTTGCATTatgttacttttttaaaaaattcgaTAACTTAATTACCTCTCTTGTATTGGTCTCTTtgacagcacgtttggttcacggaatgaattttgaggtaataggaatgttattccataaggaatggaatagacaaggaatagaataggaattgtattctattgtttggttcacggaaggaatagactttaggaattatattacagtgtttggttggtttaagaaatagaaatgaaatatattctaaaagacataaatacccttataaaatatgtaataatgataataataataataataataataataataataataataatgaaattcagttattattattattattattattattattattatgtaataataaaataaaacttataataatattaataacaataataagaaaaaaggattaataataataataataataataataataatacaaaacaaaattatatataaaataatttttttaaaaaccacaaattgaaatttttgatcccacatcggtAACTTATGAAAaggagctcatttgagctcctctatataagagaagcaaaatttctcttttaaaattaacaataagatgAGGAAGCCTTAAAGAGCTAAAAGCTCGTTTAGTTAAGGAGCCTTAATTCCTCTTAGTTagaagttttcttttttttttttaaataatatagaagcgtttttggaaaagaaagatttttccccaaaacgcaatagggtaaaattggaaataacAACATTAGGCCATTCCTGAGAACccaggaatagcctaatacctagggggcccctaggaatctctattccccttgcaaggggaataggtcattcccaGGAATGTTGTTCCTAGGAATAGAAGGTTTTACCAAACAGCGGAATAggcctattactgggaatgctattccattctaggcctattccgcgaaccaaatGTGCCATGagggttttctttttctttttctcttttttttttctaagatCGAAATGCCTttatatttaatgacatttcaacgGTTCTAATATGGATTAAATGCGTGCACCGAGTAAAACCGGAAAATACGATCTTTATTAActcaaggatccaaacccgTTACAAGTCAATAAATGCTTAAAGGGCTCGGCGGGTCAGCAGTGGGCTTTCCTACTTCCCGAGCTCTCTCTAAGTCTTCCTCTCTAAACCTCAGCAAAAGACCCTCTTCTCTCTTACAAATGTTCTATTTATAAGGGAGGAAAAGGTGCGGATGCCGGACCATTTGCATGACGGAGACGTGGCGCTCATGCACCCGCTTCACTCGACGCGTAAGCGGGGAGGAAAACGTGGCAGTTTCGGGGACACTGTCCGGCACGTGGCGCGCCGACCTCACAGTGTCGCGCCGATCAACCGATCTCCCGAGCATAAGCCATCCGACCGGGTCCGCAGTCCATCCGACCGGTCCGGGTATATATACTATCATCTAGCCCCCTCACTCCAAAGCGCGACGAGCGGGAAGCGCGAGTGAGCGATTTTGGGTGAAAACTTAGGTCAAGCCGACCTCAGCGCTCCTTGCTGTCGTGATTCTCTCGCGCGGACGTATCGGAACCCGGTGAGGGCTCACCCACGGCGGAGAACACCTCTGGCGGGAAAACTCTCGAAAACCGAACCGTCGATTCTCCTTCCCCGCCTATAAAAGGGCTTTCCACCTCTCAACGCCCACTTTTGTCTTCACTGCTATTCGGAGATCGGAGCTTCCCGAGCGGAAACGAAGGATAAACGCCGTATCACATCGCGAAGTCTTTGCTCTCTTCCGCCGATCATCCCATACTCGGTATGCCTTCTGaggggtgtagttttcgcggtggatggaaagtaataggtggtaaaacgggaagaagt is a window of Ipomoea triloba cultivar NCNSP0323 chromosome 11, ASM357664v1 DNA encoding:
- the LOC115996807 gene encoding MAR-binding filament-like protein 1-1, encoding MASSCFLQSPYPHSLFVSSSSSSSSSSSHSSLLSPSHSPFFFSPRNARNGKKLRQAMARMGAETPNNDDSDICNRRLILFAGISVLPLLQLRARALEVSPADISELKATDQKQEVERKIQGGESQSQNPFLSLLNGFGFYGTGVLGALYALARKEKAISDEALESISAKLEEKEATIVSMGKKFESELLKEKEKQNKQQKEANEERQALLNRLNSANITIKNLEREVQKEKKFVEELKVAMDRLQADLRKAGEEKNKLHEELEEKAGTVEVLQEKTNLQSLEIKDKEDRLHKTSTKLAETEARVNELSSSYQRSQSELVGLTSENKELKNEILKIERELESKNAVVDGLEVQLNSLIVERNELNKKLDAIQNDYNNLKSASEKKAASDAKLLDEQQQKLQQLQKQLDIASDEASKSKVIITNLTLEQVDLKKMLDAELDTVKGLKQELQIAQENLEKSRNEVSDLKNELEQSRKLCSGLEAEVSAVRSDFVKTRESLHKTIDEAKRSAELLAAELTATKELLRKTNEEMEIISRELASVSETRDSLQKELVDVYKKAESAANDLKEERNIIANLKKELQAVETQILKDKEVQKSLEADLEETTKSLVEMNQNAMVLSKDLELANSTISGLEDEKEMLQKSVSEQKQVSQEARQNMEDAHTLVMRLGKERENLEKRAKKLGEELASAKGEILRLRSQMNSSKTPVNDQPKQKVEVANKATVSARKYTRRKKSVPEQDDS